In the Desulfobacterales bacterium genome, one interval contains:
- a CDS encoding DUF1071 domain-containing protein has protein sequence MSEKEAKYETVNYHIDLLAVNVNEHTEKKANLTYLSWAWAWAEVIKRDVGANYKFLPAQMFGATMMVFCDVTIFGKTITAYLPVMDHRNKAIENPDAFAVNKAMMRCLAKGIALHGLGLYIYAGEDLPESDDADRSSTQDKATETPSLTAQQARDQQGWIAAGIAEITAGRNPAEWWKEFGEKVKADCTVDGAKEVYNKVVKK, from the coding sequence ATGAGCGAGAAAGAAGCGAAGTATGAAACCGTGAACTACCATATTGACTTGCTGGCCGTCAACGTCAACGAGCACACCGAAAAAAAAGCCAACCTGACATATCTTTCATGGGCCTGGGCCTGGGCTGAGGTGATAAAGCGTGACGTGGGTGCTAATTATAAATTCCTACCAGCCCAGATGTTCGGCGCTACTATGATGGTTTTCTGCGACGTTACAATCTTTGGCAAGACCATAACCGCATACCTGCCGGTCATGGATCACCGGAACAAGGCGATTGAAAACCCGGACGCATTTGCCGTCAATAAGGCGATGATGCGCTGTCTTGCTAAAGGGATCGCCTTGCATGGCCTGGGTCTTTATATCTACGCCGGCGAAGACTTGCCGGAGAGTGACGATGCGGATCGGTCAAGCACACAAGACAAAGCGACTGAAACACCTAGCTTGACCGCACAACAAGCCAGAGATCAGCAAGGATGGATCGCTGCCGGGATCGCTGAAATAACCGCCGGTCGCAATCCCGCTGAATGGTGGAAGGAGTTTGGCGAAAAGGTCAAGGCGGATTGCACGGTTGACGGTGCAAAAGAGGTTTACAACAAGGTGGTTAAAAAATGA